Within Peromyscus leucopus breed LL Stock chromosome 7, UCI_PerLeu_2.1, whole genome shotgun sequence, the genomic segment CTTCAAACTCTGCTTCTGAGAGCAGAGAAGTTTCCCTCTGCAGTTCATTTGTGCCTCACATTTCCTGGGCAGGAGCTCTGGCCTACTCACACCCTCTTATGAATTTGAATTGGGGTTTTGTtgccctaaggaaaaaaaaaagcatttcccCCATCCCATTGATTCTAAAGGAGTCCTTTGCAGTAGAATGTGATGTGAGCTTGGGGTTCGGTTCTCTGCTGACCCTCCCCAGCAGGCACACAAGTGCCCACTGCCTCTCTCTGGCTGAAAGTGAGAACTGGGTACCCCAGCAAGGAAGGCCAGTGAGCAAGACAGAGTAGAGGTGGGAGGGGCCCTGGGAGAGAGGTGAGCATAAATGAGAGGTGAGCTGCAGTTTATAGGGCTATGGTATGAGTAAACCAGAGCCCACCCTGGCTGTTCCTGGGCCAGGTTATTGTGCAATGCCCCATGCCAGGCTTTCAGATGCTTCTGAGCAGGGCGTCAGGAGCCTAGAAAGGCCTGACTCAacagacatgggggggggggggggggggaccctgaATGTTGGACCTTGGCAGTTAGGGTTAACTGGAGAGGTTGTCCCAGATAAGGGTACTCAGTTTACTACTCCTGGATCCCTGTTCTTATGGAGATAAGGGCTCTCCTCTCTAGAGGGTTGTCCTTTCTGTGAGAAACTCTCATTTTCGTGGTCTGGCTCCTCTGTTCCAAAGGACATTCGGTTCTAGCTCCTTCAGTGGTATGGTCGGGCAGCCGCAGTATCTTGTAAACACACAAGGAGGAAGAGCTAGGACGAAGACCCACATTAAATTTCCCTGACAGCTGCCCTGGGCTGCTGGTGGTACAGGAAGGGTGGCAGAGAGGGAACGCCTAAGCCCAACTTGCCAGAGTGGCTGTTCAGATCTGCCAGAAAGGATCTGGCATGCATAGTGGCGGTGGCCTGGCCAAccctttctcttgtttttaagaagtattttaaaatgtgtagtgGGGGGGGATAGGGGGAGAGAGTGGGGTGGCCAGTGCATGCCACCGTGCACACATGGGGTGAGAGGATGGCTGTGGGGTTATCTGCCTTTGCACAGgttctggggagcaaactcaagttgtcaggctgcCAGGCTCGCACAGCAACTCCTCTACCCGCTGgactgtcttttttatttatttaatgtattttgttttttaggtatGAGTGCTGTGGGCatatttgcctacaggccagaagagggcaaagagggcatcagatcccattatagatagttgtgagccaacatgtggttgctgggaattgaactcaggacctctggaagagcagccagtgctcttaaccattgagccatctctccagcccaccgaCTGAACCATCTTACtgaccattttgttttctttcttaagatagTATTTCAATATGTAGCCCAAGTTAGCATGAACTTCCGATGCggtccaggctgacttcaaacttgagGCCCTGGTGTCTCAGCTTACCAAGGGACCACAGCCAGGCCTGCTTACCCAGGCACGGCACCTAGGCTTGGTCAGACCTTTAGACAAACCATCCTGACTCAGATGGAGGACGGGACTTCATGAATGCAGAATCAGGGAGTGTGCTCCCCTACTTCCAGAGAGCAATGATGAGGGACAGCTGACAGACAGCCCAAAGGGCAGCCTGGATGTTCAGTGCCAGGGCTATCAGCAGATCTAAATGCCAATTAAATCCATGGAGGATGTACAATCAGGAGAGATATATGACCTATGGACATAGCTCAGAGGCCAAACCTATCAGAATCTCAGTAACTCTTTAAATGGTGGAGTGAAGTAAACTCCAGAGGTGAAATGTGAGAAGGATGCCGTAAAGGGCCTGCCCCTCTCTCTATGGGGGGATCCGAGGCTTAGCCAGAGCACAGGTGTGAGGGATTTGGGGTTTCAGTTGACTCTAAGCGCCACCTGAACCAAAGGTGTGACTGTTGCCAAGAGAGTTCTGAGGCCTTATTGGAGAAGGGGGCAAACAACACCCGGGCTTAGCTTAAAGTTCACCTAGGAGGGGCCCCGACCCGGGGAACAACATCCAAAGGGAAGTGATTAGGATGTGTTGTGGAGCTGAGTGTGAGAAACGGGAGGCTCGAAGGACGGACAGCACAGTGGGAGGGCAGGCCCAGGGGGGCAGCGGAGAATTCATGTTTGGGAGGACTGCTGTACGATGGGGGATAACCCTGTTCTTGGGGTGCCTCTGGAGCAGGCTGCTGCCTACAACAAATGAGTGCAGATGGCAGCTCTGGGGACAGGGAAATCTTGGGTCCAGATTTGAGCAGGACAACCTGTTGGGGTGGGCCCAGGTAGACGGACTCAGGACCCCACTGTGCTTCTTTCAGGAATGTGTGGGTCTTTTCGGGAAATGTCAGGGTTGCCTAGTGATGTACTGACTCCTCTACCTCTCCAGGATGTTTGGCCAGCTCTGCACAGCTCCTGGGGCAGCTATGTTCATCTTTGAACTGTGGGTCAGTTTCTCAGGGATGGATGCTATACTGTGGAGGAGATATATTTTGTCCTTGTGGGGAATGGCCGATTGATAAGAGGATCCAGGGTTCATTTTCTCTGAGATAAGACCCTTCACCTGATTATCTATCAGAATACTCTGACCCCAGGGTTGCAATACTGCCTACTCCCAACTCCTTTGAACTTGACCTGTCTACCCCACAAACCCAGATGTTTTACGAATCTGACAGTTGGATGGGGGGAACCCACGAGGGGACTTGGCCCCAGCCTGGGAACAAGTCCTTAGACATGCAGTCTGATGGCCAACCCCGGTCATGCTTTTGTTACAGCCCGAAACTTTgacctgcagaagtcagaggccatGCTCCGGAAGGTGAGTCTCTGCCGCTACGGTTCCTCCTGTCAGAGCCACTTTTTGCCTGGACTTCTGCCTACCCGTCACCCACCCCATCATAGGTTTTGGTTTGTGTTACGTAGCTATTAGCCAACAATTGTTGCTTTACCCCTGAGGGACAAAGTGCATTTCCTTCCCTGGAAACATTGGGCTTTCCTACGTCCTGACCAACCGGGAATGACATTTTGCTGAGCTATCGGAAGAAACTGGGGCCTCCTTTTCCACTTCTGTACAGTTCCTTCTAGGGGGTCATCTGTGGCGGTCACCTATTCATTCCTATTCAATAACCCCCTACCACCACATACCTGTTCTTCCACCTTGTGCTTCCTACATCTTTGTGTATTTGTAGCATGTGGAATTCCGGAAACAAAAGGACATTGACAACATCATCAGCTGGCAGCCACCAGAGGTGAGGACAAATtatcccactccatccctgtgtAAGGATGCTTATTAGACTCACAGTCTGTACCCTGGTCCACTGGACTGGGAGCCTCAGAGGACAGGTCTGACAATGCCAGAGGAGTCACTATAATTCCAAAACAGGTATCTCTTGGTACCCAGGGGAGGATGTGAAGGGAGAGGCTTGTGAACCAGAGGAAGGGATGGATGTCTTAGGCCTGTCCACGAGGTGCTTTTACTATGTCTTGGCCAGGTGATCCAACAGTATCTGGCAGGCGGCAGGTGTGGCTACGACCTGGATGGCTGCCCAGTCTGGTACGACATCATTGGGCCTCTGGATGCCAAGGGTCTGCTATTCTCCGCCTCCAAGCAGGACCTGCTCAGGACCAAGATGAGAGACTGTGAGCTGCTTCTGCAGGAGTGTGCCAACCAGACCACAAAGGTGGGTGGTCTGTCTGCCATAGAGAGCGATTTGATCATGGTGGAGACATTCAAGGAGAGGCAGGAATGTCATGCAGGGAGAGAAGCACCAGTTTACCAGTCTCGGGGGTTGGGTTCCATAGGCCTGAAATCTCCAGGTTTTAGATGAACATCATGTCACCAATCCAtctgttttcctcttctcttcttccctctctccttctctcctttcctccctctctccattccatTGACTGGAGTTGgatcccagggccttgtgcatgtagGCAAGTGATCTCTACTCTACCACTCAACTATATCCCCATCTTGTCACACTTTCATTTTgctaagtaaaaatttaaaatagccaTCTATTATTGCCATGATGAATCCCCCAAACTACAGAAATGGTATATATAGGAAAGATCTGAGAATCAAAAGCAGTTCTTTACACCAAAGACACTTGGCTTAAAAACTTCACCAGGGTGAGGGCCGGAGCTCAGTGGGCACAACACTCGCCCTGCACACCCAGGGCTCCCACCCGATGTGGTGGAGTTgagtggtatacacctgtaatcccacgattcacaaggctgaggcaggagggccttgaatttgaagctaacctgggctatacagtgagacctaaaaaacaaacaaaagaaagcaaaaaactagccgggcggtggtggcacacaccttcaatcccggcagaggcagaggcaggcagatctctgtgagttggaggccagcttggtctacagagtgagttccaggacagccggggctacacagagaaaccctgtcttgaaaaagcaaaacagggctggagagatggctcagaggttaagaacactgactgctcttccagaggtcctgagttcaattcccagcaaccacatggtggcttacaaccatctataatgagatctgatgcccccttctggcatatggcaaacttgcagaaagaacactgtttacataataaataaaataaatctttaaaaaagaaaaacaaaaaaaaaaaagagaaaacaaaaaactataaatGACTACAGCTGGAGATGTCACTCAGTGACAGGCAGTCACCTATCACAGGCAAAGTGCCTAGGTTTAATTCTCAGTACCACAAAAACCCAGAAAGACTAAGAAAACCGCCTCACTACATTGTTACTACTTCTCTTGTTTCTGTGGGGaccagtgagatcttgtcttgcACTAAACTACCCTTGGGCAGCTCTGGGAGATCAGGGGTAGTCCTGGTGTAGATGAACCCAGAATCCCTGCTCCTCCAAGTTTATTTCAAGACAATTCCCTGCTAAGAAAAagactgaggggctggagatatggctcagcaggtaaatggacttgccagcaagcctgagaacctacatggtggaaggtgagaagcGACTTCCCCAAGTTATCTTTGGAGCTACACACTCCCACTGtgccatgtgtacacacacacacacacagacacacacaaacacacacacacacacacacacacagacacacacacgagagagagagagagagagagagagagagagagagagagagagagagaaagagagagagagagatgtattttttaaaaaagaaaggaaggactgAGGACCAAGCTGGAGCCATCCCTTGcctccaccccccatccccaccccccacccccgaagtTGATGTGTTAAAGCATGGGGACATCTCAGTACTGTTATCTGCAGATGTTCACAATAGAGCCCACTCAGTACAGAACCTCTGAGAGGCTGGGGACACAAAAGGGGTTCAACCTGATGTTTCCTTAGAGCTTAGGTAGAATGGGGCATCTATGTCTGCGGGAGGGGTGGTTTAGGCCCAGGCGCCCGCCACATGAAGGCTGTCCAGGGAGCACACAGTGATTAACAGCAAGACAGAGACCATCAGGAGAACCCGCAGGACAGTGAGGACCTCAGATGTGATCTTGAGCCACCCCGGTGATTTGCCAAATGAGAACAGTTTGTCTAGGTCACAATTCCACCCTAGATGACATCTGCATCTGAAAAGCTCTGGGCCCAGCCTGGCCCTCTGCTGCGTGCTCTGTTTGTAAGTGGTACAGTCAGCACTGGCCCTGCATTCAGTGAGTTCTACAGCAGGCCAGTGATCCGTCTTCCGCTGTCTGTTCCCTGTAGCTGGGTAAGAAGATCGAGACCATCACCATGATTTATGACTGTGAGGGACTCGGCCTCAAGCACCTCTGGAAGCCAGCAGTGGAGGCCTATGGAGAGGtaagagacaggaagtggaggcaggagggaccGCTCAGCTGGGCTGACCCAGGAAACAAGGGCGCCGTGGCCTGGAGGCCTGAGCTACTGAAACTAGACCCGTTTTGCTTCCACAGTTTCTCTCCATGTTCGAAGAAAATTATCCGGAAACACTAAAGCGTCTGTTTGTGGTTAAAGGTAAGCTGGGAATTTCTGGTGATGAACCAAATGAGAACAAGAGGCCCAAACCATTGCCTGGGGGCAGACTGAGTGAACAGTGAGCCAAAGGAGAGACCCAAGGACCTGTCCAGGAGCCTGACCTTGACCTTAACCTTGACCTGTACAGATGCTTTACAGTTCCCAGAGCATTTGAGCCACCTGGCCCAATAGCATTCAGGTTGGTGATGCCACAGGAGGAGACTGGTTGGCCACAGCCCTTGTACAGATTGGAGGCTACACTTCAGACCTGCCTGGCTGAGCCCCAGACTCAGCTGCCCCGTGTGCAGAGGCGGGTGGTGGATGATGCTGTCGGCACCTGAGTTACCCTTACTCTCTGGTTCACATGGCCTTGTCTCTCTTCCAGCCCCCAAGCTGTTTCCTGTGGCCTATAACCTCATCAAGCCCTTCCTAAGTGAGGACACTCGTAAGAAGATTATGGTCTTGGGGGGTAAGTGGCCCAAATGTTCCACATTGGTGTGTGGTTCAAATGGGGTCTGGCTCTGGTGGTGTGGTCACGCCTGCAGGGCAAAGGCCCGTCTTCTACTTTGGGAGTGGTTGGGACACAGGGGCAAGTGGAGACAGGTCTGTGTCTTCTCGTGTTTCCATCAAGACACCTTTTCTCACAGACTCTGGAAGCAAGCACTGGGCTCCCCATGCAAATTCCAAGAAGAATGGAATTCCAGCGCTTATCCTTAAGGGGCTTACAGTGTTTGTTACAGGAGAGACCCGTGCAGAGAGAAGGCTATGGTAGGAACCAGAAGGCACTAGAAAGGGCGTCGGGAGGGTGCGTGGAGATCATCTGGGGGTGAGCAGGAGCAGATCTACTTTCACAAACACCTTTTCTGTGCCAGATCCAGGACTAGGTGCCAGGCTGCCAGGATGATTAAAACAGTCCTTAGGCTAGCTCTCGGGGAGGGAGGCACAAACATGCTCATCATCGTGATGAGATACAAGGAAGAAAGGTAAACCACAGTGTACAGTCACACCTAGCAGCAACACTCATCCCCACCAGAGTTGAGGGGAGAGCCGCGGCTACCTAAGCCACCTGGAACAAAGCAGAAAGAGGAGAACTGAGCAGTGAAGACCTCCCTTAGGATGACGCAGGCAGTCGTCATGGAATGGGAGGCAGGGGGCATCAAGAGATGAGGCTGCAGAGGGAGCCAGGAGCCAGGTCACACAGACACCAGGACACCATGTTGAGAGGCTGGGGCATGACTCTTCAGGcccctgggaagcagagaagtgCTTGGCGGGGAGAGCCCTGGTCAGATTTTCAATGGACTTGTACTTAGCAGCGAGGGTCAACAGAAGCCAGATACCAGTCTGCACGCCATGCTCTTGCCCATGCAAGGGCTGGTGTAAGCCGAGGCAGCGGCGtcagggaaaaggaggaaaggctgGACTTAAAACCTGCCTAGGAAGCCGAGCAGCAGAGTTCGACTGGCTGCAGAGAGGAGGTTAAAATGAATAGAGGCCGACCGTGCGAGACCTCTCGATgttgaggatccaagttcaaatACAGGCAGAATAAGAGGAGCCCCTGAAGACAGTGAGGAGTGATTAGTGAGGCTggcagaggggtggggagagggccAGGGCACAGGGAACGCACGACCCCATACCAGCTGGACACGCAGGAACCAGGCCCAccccagaccagccagggcacAGGGAATTCATGACCTAGACTAGCCAGACTACTGGAGACAGGGAGTGGATTGACGGGCTACAAGGTGGACCAGGACAGGCTCTGGAGTTGAACTGGTAGTCATAATAGTGATTCCGAAGGTGTCTGTGGGGCAATTTTGGTTTGCTTCTTTACCTTTGGGCTAAGACAAAGTGAGAGTGGCAAGTTTGGACTGGGAAGGTGGTGAATGTCTATttccccagcactttggaggggGAGGATCTCCAGTTCCAGGTCTGTATGGGCTAcattctaagttcaaggccaacccaggttacatagtgagaccctgtctcaaaatgagtGTGGGCTGGCTCCACAGGTGAAACATACTTGTTAtacaaggctgatgacctgagtttgatccctgatcccacagtggaaggagagaaacaatccCCAAAAGTTGTTCTTTAGCTTCCACAAATGCATCACccaacacacatcatacacatacacacacacatacacacacacacacacacacacacaaatcatacacacatgtaatagcgataaaattttttttttttttttttttttttttttgcttttttcgagacagggtttctctgtgtagttttgtgcctttcctggaactctctttgtagaccaggctggccttgaactcacaaagatccacctgcctctgcctcccgagtgctgggattaaaggcgtgcgccaccaccgcccggctgcgataaaaattttaaaagaccaaaaatgcattttaagacACCTcaggactagggaggcagaagaaggttgacactacacagtgaattccaggccagcctgggttgcacagtgagaccctattacAAACAAAAGGATGTCAGGACTTCTGTACTGAAGCCCAGCTTTGGCTGTGGCCAATGCTGCTCTGTGCAGGATGGGAAGACCGCTCTTGATTTTCTCCCAGCTCTCCGGCTCAGCTGGGAGAAGAAACAGCAAAATGAGAGCAggaggtttttttggtttttggtttttctgctGCTGCCACCCACCAAGTGCGTGAGGCAGTTTGGTTCCCTGGCAGCAGAGCTATGTAGGAGGTTCGGTCTGTTCTCCTTCCCACACTCAAAATTCTTTCAACCAAATGTGCCTTGGGCAGACTGGCTAGGAACAAGATCTCCAACAGAGGAGGGATCAAAGTTACTCCAGGTTGGTCACTGGAGTTCAGCAGTGCCGATGAAATCACCCCAAGGCTCAGGCACTGTGTTCTCAAGAGTCACATGGTTTGGGAATCCTTAACCACGTGAGGGTTGGCAGACACAGGACAGTCAGTGTTCCAGGCATCTATGCAGAGGATACTCGGCTAGTCCCTGGCCTGGAGCTGCTGGGTATAGACGGTCTAGATAGTCAGCGTGGTTTCCGGTACTAAAGCATTGCACTAGGTTGGTATTTCTTGGGGAAATGGTTCTTGGCACCAGACACTCAAGAGTTAATTGCTCCAACCAGGAGAAGATTtggttagaaaacaaacaaacaagctgattggcggcacacacctttaatcccagcactgggggagcagagccaggcagatctctgtgagttcaaagtcagcctggtctacagagcgagttccaggacaggcacgaaagctacacagagaaaccctgtttcagaaaaaccaaccaactaaccaaccagacaacaacaataaaaaccagtcAGCCATCccaaaacaacaagaacagaAGTGAGGTTGGCTGGGTCAAGCCATGCCAGCCCATTTGAGGGGTCACTCTCCAGTGGGGTGCTCATTCAGCCAGTGTAGAAGAAGATGAGAGTTCAGCGTAACTGGATAAGAACCTGTGGTTTAAGACTTCTCTGGCCCTGCAGCATGCTCCTCTCCAtgacccccccatcccccatccccatccggcttttatttgaatgtttgtaTCGTTTCCTGGGTGTGGTAATATAGTAATTCACAAAGTCCTCCCGTGCATCCTCAGTTCATTTAGCTGCCTTCACAGTCGCACGCAGTAGGCAGCTCAGGATGAAGCGGGTCCCTAAGGATGCTTAGCTGGTGGTGGGTCACCATGACAGCAGCCCAGGATTCTGAATCCTGGACCAGGTAGCGTTGTTCTCTGGGTAATGGCTCTTTCTAactctgtgtggtgctgggtatGCACCACGTGCTCATGAAGTACTCCATTTTCCTCccagacacagtctcactatggagccaaggctggcctcaaactaacggTTCTCCTGCCTGCAGCCCCTTGAGCACCTAAGTGTACACCATGCCCAACCCATAATGCTTCCTCTGAAGGCAGGGCCAGCCTTTTCTGCCTCTTCAGGGCTGACCACCGGGTATGAAGTCCTGCCTAGTGACACctttctgtccttccctctcctgCCAGCAAACTGGAAGGAGGTTTTACTCAAACATGTCAGCCCTGAACAGTTGCCGGTGGAGTATGGAGGCACTATGACCGACCCTGATGGAAACCCCAAGTGTAAATCCAAGGTATGGGCCACCAGCTGGAGGTCATCGGGGAGAGTCTTTGCTCAGGTGGGCACCCCAACTCACCCTGTGCTCTGCTTCTAGATCAACTATGGGGGTGACATCCCCAAGCAGTATTACGTGCGGGACCAGGTGAACCAGCAGTATGAGCACAGCGTGCAGATCTCCCGAGGCTCCTCCCACCAGGTGGAGTACGAGATCCTTTTCCCCGGCTGTGTGCTCAGGTAGGGCTGGGTGCTTCCAGGGACCTGGGCTTTTGTCAGTGCCAGTGGCTGGGCTGGGATGCAAGAAACCCAGTTGCcatggacacggacacacacacaggcggaTGTCCTCTGCAGGTGGCAGTTTATGTCGGAGGGATCAGACGTGGGGTTTGGGATTTTCCTGAAGACCAAGATGGGGGAACGGCAGCGGGCAGGGGAGATGACAGAGGTGCTGCCCAGCCAGAGGTACAATTCCCACATGGTTCCTGAGGACGGGACCCTCACCTGCAGTGAGCCAGGCATCTGTAAGTATCCGGGTCCTGGCAACACGTGAACGCCATCACCTTTCTGCTTACACCACACCTCTTCCTCAGTGCACGGGTCACCTCAGTGTCAGAACAGGAAGGGGCACTCTACGAGGTCACCTCTCctgacacagaggaggaaaactAGATCTGGAGAGATGCAGTGACTGAAGCAGGCctgaagttgaggccagcctgggccacacaggcTTTGTCCAAGGCTAACTAGGCCTGAGACAGTAGCCAGACAATTTTAAGGGATGCTTGTTCCCTAGAAGCCGGAGAAGCAGGACCGTGGGGGTGTAAGGATCTCACAAGGCACAGCATGctcccacacccctccccccgCAAACGCCAGCCTTGAACACCCTGAGAACTACCCACCTCCAGGTTGACTAAAGAGCAGGTACAGGACACAAGACGGCAGCTTACACACAACAAAAGCACTTAGAGGAGCTCATTTGGCATTGGTTAAAACCCCTTTAGACCCAGAATCCTACTTCTGCAATGTGTCCTACAGAAACCGTTACAAACACATAAAGCCAGGGGGACCAAGAAGCTCCTAGCAGCCCAGAAAGCCAGCCACACAGCACATGGCCATAGGAAGGTCCATCCATACAACAGAACACCATGTAGTCATTAAAGAGAACACACTGACAGTTAAGAGGTTAATTCATGTTAAGCAGGTAAACACGAAACACAGCATGTGTGGCACATATTCACTGAGGTTGAGGGGGAAAGTGCATAAACagaaaggaattctgggaaatccCCACTAATGAGGGTACGAGGGCTTACAGAGGGATTTCATTTGCCTCTGTTTCTGCAAATATGTTTTACAGTGTTATGTAGTACAGTGGAAAAAGCACCAACACACTAGCTACACACAAGCCAGGcaatttctagttttctttctgacaGAGCCAGGAGACCATGGGCAGAAAAGCGACAAGCAAGGGAATTACGCTCAGATCTGAGCTGGACTTGACCACGGGCTAGTGCGTGAACTTGGGCAAAGGACTCAGCCTTCCTAAGTGTGTCTCCCGATTGCTGCAACTGGGATCTTATAGAGGTGCCAGCTCACACCTGATGAGATCTGTGAGGCGATGGGTGTGATGCCAGAGACAGAGCATGCAACTCACTCGGCACTGTCCGCCATCATTATTGCTATTGTTCGGGCAACTAGGAGAGCAGGACTGTCCCCAGGGACCATGGGGACAGACGGGAGACTCCCTGGGCTCCGCTGCTGAGgcagtaccccccccccccgtatctGCTTCTTCCCTCCCATCCAGCACCCTGCAGTGCTGGTACTCCCTCCCCACGGATACAATGGGTGCAATCCGGCTCCCTGAGGAGCAGGATCACCCGTGATAGTGAGCAGCCAAGTCGCAGGGGCGAGCATACTCTGTGCTGCACCCAGCACAAGGCTTGGCACAGCCCAGGCACTGTCATCCACAAAGGAGAGAGCACTTTACACTCACACGGTAGACTTTTCTTTAGCAGCTGAGGCACAGATAAGAGATGTTCTCTCTCCTATCAAGTAGTTAGCGTGGATGCCAAGAGAAGGTACTAGAGGCTCCTAGTCACAGAGTGTCTGAGAGAAAAGACATTTATCCTCGCTGTGACAAAGGTCTCAGATCAAGGAAGTACTTCCTCAAAGGCCAGGGAGGTAGCAGGAGGGCCCCAGCACTGTTTATCTGAAGGATAAACAGCCTTTTAATACAACCAGGATGGGAACTAagtcttcaatttattttaatgctTCCTGGATCTGTTCCCCACAAGAACCCTTACCTGCCTGGGATCTGCTTATTCGATGGAGGAGCAGAGTCAGGCCACAGGATGAAATTCCCCTTCCCAGATGGAAAGGCAGTGAGGTAGGGTCAGAAGTCATTAGGAGGCAGGGTTGTTGAGACCAGGGCCTGGAGATCTGAGGATTAGGTAAAAGCTCACCTGTGGGAGGGCAATGCCTCTGAGGACCAGGTAACCCCTGCAAGGTGGAGCATGACCACTGCTAGAGAATTAAACCTTGGGGTACATCTGCTTCCAATGGTAGGAACACAGTCTTGCCTGGGCTTCTCTGCCCCTTGTTCAGGTGTACTGAGGGGAGGCCAACATTTGGGTGGGGTTCACCTTCTCCCAATTACTTTCTGAGCGCCTACTGTGTGGAACGCTCACCGAAGgatggaaagaagggagaaaagaatgaaatggacTTTGAGCAGGATACAATGTGGACAGGAAGATCTGAGACACTGTAGGAAGGGGCCAGATGGTGCTGGGAGAAGAGACCCGCTGGGCACCGATGCCTGCTGGCTGAGAATGTCTAGCTTTCCACAACCTCTCCCAAAGTGTTCCCAGCAAGTAGCTCTAAAGAATAGACTTGGCTTTCCCTCGCTGTGAAATGAGGGAGTAGGCTAGTGCGGATTTCCTTCTGGGGCCTAGGAACTCCCCAGAGAAGTGGTTCTGAATCCTTCTTATAAATAATGTCTATTGTTCCCATGACTCACAGATAATGTAACCCACctacacatataattttaaaaccaaTGTACTCTATCTGtaatataaaagagaaacaaaaggaagtcAATTTGAATATAATAATTATGAGGCACCAAGGATTCaaaccagggcttcctgcatgctaggcaagtgctctaaccccAAGCCCCAGACCTAGAATTTATATTCACTAACACATGGGAGGGCAAGATGACACCCATCCCCCTGCTTCCCTAAAGAACAGCATCTTTCCCTTTGGGACACGGCCCTTGATACCTGAAGGTTCTCAAAGGGGCCAGTTACCCAACACCTGTTGAGAAGCCCTTGACTGGAGGGCCCCCACGGACTCCATGAGCCTGTGAATACATGACTAATGTCACACTGAGCCGTGCGGGCCCTGGAGCCACAGTGATTGCACTTCCCCTGTGCCTGTGCCTCC encodes:
- the Sec14l2 gene encoding SEC14-like protein 2; translation: MSGRVGDLSPKQEEALAKFRENVQDVLPTLPNPDDYFLLRWLRARNFDLQKSEAMLRKHVEFRKQKDIDNIISWQPPEVIQQYLAGGRCGYDLDGCPVWYDIIGPLDAKGLLFSASKQDLLRTKMRDCELLLQECANQTTKLGKKIETITMIYDCEGLGLKHLWKPAVEAYGEFLSMFEENYPETLKRLFVVKAPKLFPVAYNLIKPFLSEDTRKKIMVLGANWKEVLLKHVSPEQLPVEYGGTMTDPDGNPKCKSKINYGGDIPKQYYVRDQVNQQYEHSVQISRGSSHQVEYEILFPGCVLRWQFMSEGSDVGFGIFLKTKMGERQRAGEMTEVLPSQRYNSHMVPEDGTLTCSEPGIYVLRFDNTYSFIHAKKVSFTVEVLLPDKAAEEKMNQQGAPTPK